CCGAGCAGGCGCAGGCCGGGCCGGGGGGTGGTCGGTGATGGGAGGCCGAGGAGGAAAAGGCCGCGCACCCCGCCAGCCCGACCACGGCCCGGCCGAGCCACTGCTGCCACCCGAGGCCACCGCACGCCCCGAACCACCCACCGAGGAACCGGCCGAGCGCGACGAGACGGGTGGGCTGGAGTCCCGTCTGCTGGATGCCTACACCGAGCTGGCCAGCAAACCCCAGGACTGGATCCGGCTGGCCCGCCTGCGCGAGGCACTGGGCAACCCCGACAAGGCCGAGATGGACCAAATCCTGCTGGCCATGACCCGCACCGGACTCGCGCACCTCGCCCCGGACTCCAACCGCAAGACCCTCACCGACGCCGACCACGCCGCCTCCGTCCGCATCGGCAGCGAGCACAAACACCTGATCGCCATCGAACCCGACTACTGGGACCGCTAAGCCTCACCGGAAGGACATCACCCGATGACTACCGCAACCGTGAGCACGAACGAGAATCCGTTGCTGGAGTGGGCGCTGTATCTGGCGGCGATGGGCTGGCCGGTGTTCCCGCTGCGCCCGCTGACCAAGCGGCAGCCCGCGATCAAGAACTGGGAGCACCGGGCGACGACCGACTCCACCCGTATCCGCCGATGCTGGGCCGCTGACCGGTGGAACATCGGGCTGGCCACCGGCCCCGCCGGTCTCGTTGTGGTCGACCTGGACACGCTGAAGGACGGTGAGACCGGAGTGGACGGTATGACCGCTCTGGTCGAGGTGGCTGCTGAGCGGGGCGGGCCGGTGCCGGAGACCTACACCGTGGTCACGCCCTCCGGTGGACGACACCTGTACTACCGCTGCCCGGCGGGGGTGTGCCTGCGCAACACCCAAGGGCAGGTACGGCCGCGTGTGGACACCCGCGCCGGGGGCGGGTACGTGGTCGCTCCGGGCTCGGTGACCCCGGACGGCGGGTATGAGCTGTTCGACGATCGAGACCCTGCCGAACTGCCCGGCTGGTTGGTCCAGGCCCTCGCCGAGCGGCCCGCAACGGCCAACTCAGCGCCCGTTCAGATCCGCTCTACCGACCCGAGCGCCTACGGCTCGGCGGCACTGCGGGGTGAGGCCAAGCGGGTGCGAGACGCCCAGCCAGGCCGCTACAACGAGGTGCTGTCCACTGCCGCGTACACCATCGGCCGCAAGGTCGGGGCCGGGCTGATCGACCACGCCACCGCCCGCGCCGAGCTGCTTGCCGCCGGGGAGACCCTGATCGGCTCCGCGCACTGGCCGCCCAACCTCCGCGAGGTCACCAGGGTCGTGGATGCCGGGCTCACCAAGGGCGCCGGAAACCCAGTCCGCAGGAAGGACGCTGCCTGATGAGCACGCCCACCGACACCGAGGCCGTCGCCGCGATCGATGGCGTCCTCGGCGACACCGGGCGCGGCCTGTGCTGCCAGTGCGGGCGCCCGCTCGGTGACTCACCTTCGACCGACTTCTGTACCGAGAACTGCCAACAGGTTTGGCGCGCCCGCAACGGTGCCGTGCACGCCGGGCATGAGGTGCTGGACCGGGTGCGGGACTTCGTGGCCCGGTTCAACGTGTTCCCGTCCGAGCACTGCGCGCCGATGCTCGCGCTCTGGTACGCCCACACGCACGCGGCGGACCACTTCTACGTCACGCCCCGGCTGATCCTGTCCAGCGTGGAACCGGGCTCCGGCAAGACCCGCGTGCTGGAGGTGGCCCAGTTCCTCGTACGGGCACCGGAGATGACTATCTCCGCGACCACGGCCGCGCTGTTCCGCATGGTGTCCGATGGGCCGATCACCATCCTGTTCGATGAGGTCGACACGATCTTCAACACCAAGAGCGGCGGCAACAACGAGGACCTGCGCGGCCTGCTCAACGCCGGGTACAAGCGCTCGGCGACCGTGGCCCGCTGCGTCGGTGACGCCAAGGCCATGAAGGTCGACCGGTTCCATGTCTACGCTCCGGCCGCGCTGGCCGGCATCGCCGGGAACATGCCCGCCACCATCACCACCCGCGCCATCACCGTGCACATGCAGCGTCGCCGCGAAGATGAGGAGGTCGAGGAGTTCTGGGAGGAAGAGGTCGAGACCGAGGCCGCTCCCTTGCGGGACATGCTCGCCACCTGGGTCGAGTCGGTCACCGACAAGATCAGCCGAGGTAGGCCAGCCATGCCCACCGGGGTGCGCGACCGGCCCGCCGAGATCTGGCGGCCCCTGATCGCCATCGCCGACGCTGCCGGTGGGCACTGGCCCGACACCGCCAGGGCCGCCTGCAGTCACTTCGTGGAGGTCGCCAACGCCGACCGCAACGGCGGGGGACAACGGCTGCAGCTCCTCGCCGACCTGCGGGACCTGTTCGCCGCGCGGGGCACCGACCGGTTACCCACTGCCGAGATCCTCGCCGGGCTGCATGACCTCGATGAGTCCGACTGGGCCGACCTGGACGGCAGGCCGCTCGACGCGCGGCGGCTGGCCAAGATGCTCAAGCCCTACGGCGTGGAGTCCCGCACGTTCAAGCTCCCGAACGGCAGCACGCCCAAGGGCTACCGCACGACCGGCCCCGGTGGGCTCGCCGACGCCTGGCAGCGCTACCTGCCCACATCCGCAACTGCCGCAACCTCCGCAACCGCGCAGGTCAACCAGGTTGCGGATACGGGGGAGGTTGCGGATACAAGCGCAACCCGCAACCAGTGACCATCCGCACCGGCCACCGCAGGTTGCGGACGTAAGCGCAACCCCCGCCGTATCCGCAACCCCCTGACCAGCCAAGTTGCCCAGGTTGCGGAGGTTGCGGACAACCCCAGCCCGGCGCAGCCGCAACCACTGACCGGAAGGAGCCACCCGTGTTCATCGCCATCTGCCACAGCCACACCACCGGGGAAAGGCCACACGGATGGAAACCCAGCGCCGTTACCTCACGCTCAAGGCGTTCTGCGAGGAGTTCGGGGTAGCCAAGTCCACCTTCTACGACTGGTGCGCCAAGGGCCGCGCGCCGCGTCACTTCAAACTGCCGAACGGAGAGATCCGCATCCGCCGAACCGACCTCGAAACCTGGCTCGAATCATGCGAGGTGGCTGCTTGATGGAGACCAGCCACAACGTCCGGATATGGAAGGTCGAGCCGTACAAGGGCAAGCGGAAGACGACCTACCGCGTGCGCTGGCTGGTCGAGAAGGACCGGCACGGCCGAACGTTCACCACGTCGGCACTGGCCGACAGCTTCCGGTCGCAACTCGTGTCGGCAGCCCGCGCGGGAGAAGCGTTCAGCACCGAGACCGGCCTGCCGGTATCGATGTCCCGCGAGCGTGCCTCGATGAGCTGGTTCGAGTTCGCCTGCGAGTACATCGACATGAAATGGCCCGACTCATCACCGAAGTACCGCCGGTCCCTGGCCGAATCACTGACCAGGATCACAGTCCCGATGTTGTCGGACAGCGCCGCGCTACCCGAGGGCCGGAAGGTGCGGAGAGCACTGATGACCGCGTTCAACACGAACGCGCGCAAGGGAACGATTCCCGAGGAGATGAGCCGGACTCTCAAGGCGGTCGGGCGGGCCAGCCGGAAGGTGTCCGACCTCGCCAAGCCGGAGGTGCTTCGCGCAGTGCTGCGCGCGCTCGATCTGAACCTCGACGGCTCACGGGCGGCAGCGAATACCGCGCGGATCCGGCGGGTGGCGCTGGGAAACGCGATCGAGTTCGCCATCGAGAAGAAGCTGCTGGACAGCAACCCGCTCGGCGAGATCAAGACCAAGAAGCGGAGCTACACGCTCAAGGAGGTGGACCCGGAATGCGCGGTGAACCCGATCCAGGCACGGACCCTGCTCGATGCCGTCGCCACGGTCGGCAAGCAAGGCCCTCGCCTGGTCGCGTTCTTCGCCTGCATGTACTACGCGGCACTGCGGCCGGAGGAAGTCGCCAACCTGCGAACGCAGAACCTCGCGCTGCCGGAAACGGGCTGGGGTGACCTGAACCTCGACGGCGCGCGCCCGGAGGTCGGCAAGGAATGGACCAACTCGGGCAAGGCCAGCGAGACCGGTCCGCTCAAGCACCGGGAGGACAAGATCGGTCGCCCGGTTCCCTGCCCGCCCGAGCTGACCGAGATCCTGCACAACCACCTGACCAGGTTCGGCACGGCACCGGACGGGCGGTTGTTCCGGGGAGCACGCGACGGCGGCCTGGTCGGCAGCACGGTGTACGGGCGCGTGTGGGCCACCGCACGGGAGCGAGCATTCACCCCCGAGGTGGCCGCCGGGCCGCTGGCGAAACGGCCCTACGACCTGCGGCACGCCTGCGTGTCGACCTGGCTGAGTGCCGGTGTCGAGCCGACCAGGGTGGCCAAGTGGGCCGGGCACAGCGTGGCCGTCCTGCTGAAGGTCTACGCGAAGTGCCTGGACGGTGGGGAGGCGACCGCCCGCGAGCGTGCCCAGCGCGCGCTGAGCGGCTGGTGAGCGGCCCGCAGCGTCGGGGCGTATTCGGGGCGGCCAGCCGGAGCGAACCGGTCTCAGCCGGACGCAGCCGGACCACACAAGATCGGCCCCGTGTCCTGTCTGTGCAGGTCACGGGGCCGATCTGGCTGGCGTGGCGGGTGAGGGATTCGAACCCCCGAAGGCAATGCCGGCTGATTTACAGTCAGCTCCCTTTGGCCGCTCGGGCAACCCGCCGGGGACCGGTCGAACCGGCCGCTGAAGAGCGTACCGAACGCCCTGGCGGGCCAGCGAGCGGGTATCGCCAAGCTAGGGTGTGACCCATCCCTTTCAACCGAGTACGAGGTGTGGACAACGTGGCGGATCCCTCTTTCGACGTGGTGAGCAAGGTCGACCGGCAGGAGGTGGACAACGCGCTGAACCAGGCGAGCAAGGAGTTGTCCACCCGGTTCGACTTCCGCGGTACCGGGGCCAAGGTGGAGTGGGCCGGTGAGGAGGCCGTGGCGATCGAGGCCGAGACCGAGGAACGGGCACTTGCCGCGGTGGAGGTCTTCAAGGAGAAGCTGATCAAGCGCGGGATCTCGCTGAAGGCGTTCGACGCCGGTGAGCCGGCGATGTCCGGGAAGGTCTGCAAGATCAGCGGCAAGATCGTGCAGGGCATCTCATCGGAGAAGGCCAAGCAGATCGCCAAGTACGTCCGGGACGAGGGGCCCAAGGGTGTGCAGGCGCAGATCCAGGGAGACCAGCTGCGCGTGTCCGGCAAGAAGAAGGACCACCTGCAGGACGT
The sequence above is drawn from the Amycolatopsis aidingensis genome and encodes:
- a CDS encoding bifunctional DNA primase/polymerase produces the protein MTTATVSTNENPLLEWALYLAAMGWPVFPLRPLTKRQPAIKNWEHRATTDSTRIRRCWAADRWNIGLATGPAGLVVVDLDTLKDGETGVDGMTALVEVAAERGGPVPETYTVVTPSGGRHLYYRCPAGVCLRNTQGQVRPRVDTRAGGGYVVAPGSVTPDGGYELFDDRDPAELPGWLVQALAERPATANSAPVQIRSTDPSAYGSAALRGEAKRVRDAQPGRYNEVLSTAAYTIGRKVGAGLIDHATARAELLAAGETLIGSAHWPPNLREVTRVVDAGLTKGAGNPVRRKDAA
- a CDS encoding DUF3631 domain-containing protein, which codes for MSTPTDTEAVAAIDGVLGDTGRGLCCQCGRPLGDSPSTDFCTENCQQVWRARNGAVHAGHEVLDRVRDFVARFNVFPSEHCAPMLALWYAHTHAADHFYVTPRLILSSVEPGSGKTRVLEVAQFLVRAPEMTISATTAALFRMVSDGPITILFDEVDTIFNTKSGGNNEDLRGLLNAGYKRSATVARCVGDAKAMKVDRFHVYAPAALAGIAGNMPATITTRAITVHMQRRREDEEVEEFWEEEVETEAAPLRDMLATWVESVTDKISRGRPAMPTGVRDRPAEIWRPLIAIADAAGGHWPDTARAACSHFVEVANADRNGGGQRLQLLADLRDLFAARGTDRLPTAEILAGLHDLDESDWADLDGRPLDARRLAKMLKPYGVESRTFKLPNGSTPKGYRTTGPGGLADAWQRYLPTSATAATSATAQVNQVADTGEVADTSATRNQ
- a CDS encoding helix-turn-helix transcriptional regulator gives rise to the protein METQRRYLTLKAFCEEFGVAKSTFYDWCAKGRAPRHFKLPNGEIRIRRTDLETWLESCEVAA
- a CDS encoding tyrosine-type recombinase/integrase, whose translation is METSHNVRIWKVEPYKGKRKTTYRVRWLVEKDRHGRTFTTSALADSFRSQLVSAARAGEAFSTETGLPVSMSRERASMSWFEFACEYIDMKWPDSSPKYRRSLAESLTRITVPMLSDSAALPEGRKVRRALMTAFNTNARKGTIPEEMSRTLKAVGRASRKVSDLAKPEVLRAVLRALDLNLDGSRAAANTARIRRVALGNAIEFAIEKKLLDSNPLGEIKTKKRSYTLKEVDPECAVNPIQARTLLDAVATVGKQGPRLVAFFACMYYAALRPEEVANLRTQNLALPETGWGDLNLDGARPEVGKEWTNSGKASETGPLKHREDKIGRPVPCPPELTEILHNHLTRFGTAPDGRLFRGARDGGLVGSTVYGRVWATARERAFTPEVAAGPLAKRPYDLRHACVSTWLSAGVEPTRVAKWAGHSVAVLLKVYAKCLDGGEATARERAQRALSGW
- a CDS encoding YajQ family cyclic di-GMP-binding protein: MADPSFDVVSKVDRQEVDNALNQASKELSTRFDFRGTGAKVEWAGEEAVAIEAETEERALAAVEVFKEKLIKRGISLKAFDAGEPAMSGKVCKISGKIVQGISSEKAKQIAKYVRDEGPKGVQAQIQGDQLRVSGKKKDHLQDVIALLKDKDFEIALQFTNYR